One stretch of Comamonas testosteroni DNA includes these proteins:
- the recD gene encoding exodeoxyribonuclease V subunit alpha, whose product MKGRRKADLQTLDLFAAPVDGDRIAPDTTDWLAALERLADAGLLRRLDSALAAFVAAQDAEAGPALLVATAVLAQMEGRGHSCLPLQALAGDPNQILAWPKEAERLQHSLWEQLPGRLADWLQALRRSPVVRVVQPGAVAADRGQPLVLLDGAAPLLYLRRYWDYERSVAAHMAQRTAADAVALDEPRIRDWLGRLFTASAVAANAVDWQKLACALALRGGMSVITGGPGTGKTYTAARLLALLFATAPDAAQLRVALAAPTGKAAARLKQSIDSSLLELKEAVGRELDLEALVKRMGAARTLHSLLGARPDTRRFAHHAGNPLDVDVLIVDEASMIHLEMMAALLQALPPTARLILLGDKDQLASVEAGAVLGDLCRDAQRGNYAPDTAAYAGRVTGQRLPEQYLAPARALPLAQHTVMLRESRRFGGPIGQLAQAVNAGDAPSAMALLRMQTQAGLHAELWAREGGEVEAVVRSAVQGRGSMASYAAYAEVLERHGQGKGRGFAAEADHQQWVRDVLAAFDRYRLLCAMRDGSWGVAGLNRAVEQALQAMGAIRKEGEWYMGRPVMVTRNDAQLGVFNGDIGMALPSFADPARLRVYFMQGEHLHHVSTARLAHVETAFAMTVHKSQGSEFEHTALVLAAQGGNVLSRELVYTGITRARKAFSLWTEVPGLLVSAMGSPTQRSSGLLGFMERAQ is encoded by the coding sequence ATGAAGGGCCGCCGCAAAGCCGATCTGCAGACGCTGGACCTGTTTGCCGCCCCCGTGGATGGGGACCGGATTGCGCCGGACACCACGGACTGGCTGGCCGCTCTGGAGCGCCTGGCAGATGCCGGCCTGCTGCGCCGCCTGGACAGCGCCCTGGCGGCGTTTGTGGCAGCGCAGGACGCCGAGGCCGGGCCCGCGCTGCTGGTGGCCACCGCCGTGCTGGCGCAGATGGAGGGGCGCGGCCACAGCTGTCTGCCCTTGCAGGCGCTGGCTGGCGATCCCAATCAGATTCTCGCCTGGCCCAAGGAGGCCGAGCGACTGCAGCATTCGCTATGGGAGCAATTGCCCGGCCGGCTGGCCGACTGGCTGCAGGCCCTGCGCCGCAGCCCCGTGGTGCGTGTCGTGCAGCCGGGTGCGGTAGCGGCAGACCGAGGTCAGCCGCTGGTGCTGCTGGACGGCGCTGCGCCCTTGCTGTATCTGCGCCGCTACTGGGACTACGAGCGCAGTGTCGCCGCGCATATGGCGCAACGCACGGCGGCCGATGCGGTGGCGCTTGACGAACCCAGGATCCGCGACTGGCTGGGACGGCTTTTCACCGCGTCTGCCGTTGCCGCGAATGCGGTGGACTGGCAGAAGCTGGCTTGCGCGCTGGCGCTGCGGGGGGGCATGTCCGTCATCACCGGCGGGCCGGGCACGGGCAAGACCTATACGGCCGCCCGCCTGCTGGCGCTGCTGTTTGCCACGGCGCCGGATGCCGCGCAGCTGCGCGTTGCGCTGGCTGCGCCAACTGGCAAGGCGGCGGCGCGGCTCAAGCAGTCCATCGACAGCTCGCTGCTGGAGCTGAAGGAGGCGGTGGGCCGCGAGCTGGATCTGGAAGCCCTGGTCAAGCGCATGGGGGCGGCACGCACCCTGCATTCGCTGCTGGGCGCAAGGCCCGACACGCGGCGCTTTGCCCACCATGCGGGCAATCCGCTGGATGTCGACGTGCTCATCGTCGATGAGGCCTCCATGATCCACCTCGAGATGATGGCCGCGCTGCTGCAGGCCCTGCCGCCCACGGCGCGCCTGATTCTGCTGGGCGACAAGGACCAGCTCGCCTCGGTGGAGGCCGGTGCCGTGCTGGGCGATCTGTGCCGCGATGCGCAGCGGGGCAATTACGCGCCGGACACCGCGGCCTATGCCGGGCGCGTGACGGGCCAGCGCCTGCCAGAGCAGTACCTGGCGCCAGCCAGGGCCTTGCCGCTGGCCCAGCACACCGTCATGCTGCGCGAGAGCCGCCGCTTTGGCGGGCCTATCGGTCAGCTTGCACAGGCCGTGAATGCCGGCGATGCACCTTCTGCCATGGCGCTGCTGCGCATGCAGACCCAGGCCGGCCTGCATGCCGAACTCTGGGCACGTGAAGGCGGTGAGGTCGAGGCCGTGGTGCGCAGCGCCGTGCAAGGCCGTGGCAGCATGGCCAGCTATGCCGCCTACGCCGAGGTGCTGGAAAGACATGGTCAGGGCAAGGGGCGCGGCTTTGCCGCCGAGGCCGATCACCAGCAATGGGTGAGGGACGTGCTGGCCGCCTTCGACCGCTACCGCCTGCTCTGCGCCATGCGCGATGGCAGCTGGGGCGTGGCGGGCCTGAACCGCGCGGTGGAGCAGGCATTGCAGGCCATGGGCGCCATACGCAAGGAGGGCGAGTGGTATATGGGCCGTCCGGTGATGGTCACCCGCAACGATGCGCAGCTGGGCGTGTTCAATGGCGATATCGGCATGGCACTGCCCAGCTTTGCCGACCCGGCGCGGCTGCGCGTGTACTTCATGCAGGGCGAGCATCTGCACCATGTCAGCACGGCGCGCCTGGCCCATGTGGAGACCGCATTTGCCATGACGGTGCACAAGAGCCAGGGGTCGGAGTTCGAGCACACGGCGCTGGTGCTGGCCGCGCAGGGCGGCAATGTGCTCAGCCGCGAGCTGGTCTACACCGGCATCACGCGGGCGCGCAAGGCGTTCTCGCTGTGGACCGAAGTGCCCGGCCTGTTGGTGTCGGCGATGGGCAGTCCCACGCAGCGCAGCAGCGGTTTGCTGGGATTCATGGAGCGTGCTCAGTAG
- a CDS encoding VOC family protein, whose protein sequence is MQSAFHLAYHVTDLDQARRFYGSVLGCREGRSTDTWVDFDFFGHQISLHLGKPFAVSNTGKVGNHMVPMPHLGVILLKPDWLALAERLKAAGTAFILEPQVRFEGEPGEQWTMFFTDPCGNPIEVKGFANWEAVYEH, encoded by the coding sequence ATGCAAAGCGCTTTTCATCTCGCCTACCACGTGACCGATCTTGACCAGGCCCGCCGCTTCTACGGCAGCGTGCTGGGCTGCCGCGAGGGTCGCAGCACCGACACCTGGGTCGATTTCGACTTCTTCGGCCACCAGATCTCCCTGCACCTGGGCAAACCCTTTGCCGTGAGCAACACCGGCAAGGTCGGCAACCATATGGTGCCCATGCCCCACCTGGGCGTGATCCTGCTCAAGCCCGACTGGCTGGCCCTGGCCGAACGCCTCAAAGCCGCTGGCACGGCCTTCATTCTGGAGCCGCAGGTGCGCTTCGAAGGCGAGCCCGGCGAGCAGTGGACGATGTTCTTCACCGACCCCTGCGGCAACCCGATCGAGGTCAAGGGATTTGCCAACTGGGAAGCGGTTTACGAACACTGA
- a CDS encoding glutathione S-transferase, giving the protein MLTLCGFSASNYYNKVKLALMEKQIPFAEELAWLGSTNPEESPLGKVPYLRTQHGAISESDAIIEYVETLSSKVPLLPSDPFAAAKVRELCVYLNLHLELVARNLYPQAFFGGKISDGARDKTLEQLKKNIAAFAKLARFDTPFIAGDSFTLADCSAIVHLPLVSSACKIVGGSDLLAKLPVRDYLARMGERPTVQKVNADRKSNTEELMARIQAKAAR; this is encoded by the coding sequence ATGCTGACTTTGTGCGGATTTTCGGCCAGCAACTACTACAACAAGGTCAAGCTGGCCTTGATGGAAAAGCAGATTCCCTTCGCGGAGGAACTCGCCTGGCTGGGCAGCACCAACCCCGAGGAATCGCCGCTGGGCAAGGTGCCATATCTGCGCACCCAGCATGGCGCCATCAGCGAGTCCGACGCCATCATCGAATATGTGGAAACGCTGTCCAGCAAGGTGCCGCTGTTGCCCTCGGACCCCTTTGCTGCCGCCAAGGTCCGCGAACTCTGCGTCTATCTGAACCTGCACCTGGAGCTGGTGGCGCGCAACCTCTACCCCCAGGCCTTCTTCGGCGGCAAGATCAGTGACGGCGCGCGCGACAAGACGCTGGAGCAGCTGAAAAAGAACATTGCAGCCTTCGCCAAGCTGGCCCGCTTCGACACCCCGTTCATCGCGGGCGACAGCTTCACGCTGGCCGACTGCAGCGCCATCGTGCACCTGCCCCTGGTCAGCAGCGCCTGCAAGATCGTGGGCGGCAGCGATTTGCTGGCCAAGCTGCCGGTGCGCGACTATCTGGCCCGCATGGGCGAACGTCCCACGGTGCAGAAGGTCAACGCCGACCGCAAGAGCAACACCGAGGAACTGATGGCACGGATACAGGCCAAGGCTGCGCGCTGA
- a CDS encoding DUF2946 family protein, which produces MARWALGAWFCVLLVSMITPWARATPPAGWEAVCTASGSTHWVPSPASDDAATPHGLDCALCLPLLAPPPAQQPDPGSHRAILDALPWADVARRAFVSTLPPVRAPPFETLKNIAEGA; this is translated from the coding sequence ATGGCGCGCTGGGCGCTGGGGGCATGGTTCTGCGTGCTGCTGGTCAGCATGATCACGCCCTGGGCGCGCGCCACGCCGCCTGCCGGCTGGGAGGCTGTGTGCACGGCCAGCGGCAGCACACACTGGGTGCCCAGCCCCGCCAGCGACGATGCCGCCACCCCGCATGGACTGGATTGCGCGCTGTGCCTGCCGCTGCTGGCGCCGCCGCCAGCGCAGCAGCCAGATCCGGGCAGTCACCGTGCCATTCTCGATGCCCTGCCTTGGGCCGATGTTGCTCGCAGAGCTTTTGTCTCCACCCTGCCGCCCGTACGCGCACCGCCCTTTGAGACTCTGAAAAACATAGCTGAGGGCGCTTGA
- a CDS encoding copper chaperone PCu(A)C, with amino-acid sequence MNMRRFTVMALGSLVGSLLVSGAAWAHADAAHVKVENAWARASVEGQQASGAFMRLTAQEPLKLVGVETTAAAVAEVHEMKMEGDVMRMRAIEALDLPQGVAVELKPGGYHLMLQQLKAPLVKDSQVPVTLVFKDAKGAVSRLSLQLPVRVAAPAAAGAGHQHMGHGAHQH; translated from the coding sequence ATGAATATGCGTCGTTTTACCGTGATGGCCCTGGGTTCGCTGGTCGGTTCGCTGCTGGTTTCCGGTGCCGCCTGGGCCCATGCCGATGCTGCCCATGTCAAGGTTGAAAATGCCTGGGCCCGCGCCAGCGTGGAGGGTCAGCAGGCCTCGGGGGCCTTTATGCGCCTGACGGCCCAGGAGCCGCTCAAGCTCGTGGGCGTGGAAACCACGGCTGCTGCAGTGGCCGAGGTGCACGAGATGAAGATGGAGGGAGACGTGATGCGCATGCGCGCCATCGAGGCGCTGGATCTGCCCCAGGGCGTGGCCGTGGAGCTCAAGCCCGGTGGCTATCACCTGATGCTGCAGCAACTCAAGGCCCCGCTGGTCAAGGACAGCCAGGTGCCCGTGACCCTGGTGTTCAAGGATGCCAAGGGCGCAGTTTCGCGCCTGAGCCTGCAGTTGCCGGTGCGCGTGGCAGCCCCTGCGGCGGCCGGTGCCGGGCATCAGCACATGGGCCATGGCGCGCATCAGCATTGA
- a CDS encoding PhaM family polyhydroxyalkanoate granule multifunctional regulatory protein — protein MSGDASAFGFGKFIPGFDFLQGLAQSAGAAANPMGRVPQWVAPTVSVEEVDKRIAELKAVQFWLEQNSRALAATIQALEVQRMTLSTLKDMNVSMSELAKSFPFPGAAPVEPAATANTGWPMGSATAKAAVAEPLASPVPEPEAQAAAQEEQIHAEAPSQAALSQAMQWWGALTQQFQQIAAKAMAEPVPPETLAAAQRATEMASGFAKSTMEKVMAQAGGFGAAGAAKSAAKSAAAAEPRPARKAAAKTGQPQAAAGKTAAAKKTAAKQPAAKKTAAKTSATSRKP, from the coding sequence ATGAGCGGCGACGCATCGGCATTTGGTTTCGGCAAGTTCATTCCTGGCTTTGATTTTCTGCAGGGGCTGGCGCAAAGCGCTGGCGCTGCGGCCAACCCCATGGGCCGTGTGCCGCAATGGGTGGCTCCCACCGTCAGCGTGGAAGAGGTTGACAAGCGCATTGCCGAGCTGAAAGCCGTGCAGTTCTGGCTGGAGCAAAACAGCCGCGCTCTGGCCGCCACCATCCAGGCGCTGGAAGTGCAGCGCATGACGCTGTCCACGCTCAAGGACATGAATGTCAGCATGAGCGAGCTGGCCAAGTCCTTTCCTTTCCCCGGTGCAGCGCCGGTAGAACCCGCAGCGACTGCCAATACCGGCTGGCCCATGGGCAGCGCCACGGCCAAGGCTGCGGTAGCAGAGCCGTTGGCAAGCCCTGTGCCCGAGCCTGAAGCACAGGCTGCGGCCCAAGAGGAGCAGATCCATGCCGAGGCTCCTTCTCAGGCTGCCTTGAGTCAGGCCATGCAATGGTGGGGCGCGCTGACCCAGCAGTTCCAGCAGATTGCGGCCAAGGCCATGGCAGAGCCCGTTCCGCCCGAGACCCTTGCCGCTGCCCAGCGTGCGACCGAGATGGCCAGCGGTTTTGCCAAGTCCACCATGGAAAAGGTGATGGCGCAGGCTGGCGGCTTTGGCGCTGCAGGTGCAGCAAAGAGTGCAGCAAAGAGTGCAGCGGCAGCCGAGCCCAGGCCTGCACGCAAGGCGGCGGCCAAGACCGGTCAACCCCAAGCGGCAGCCGGCAAAACGGCAGCCGCTAAAAAAACTGCTGCCAAGCAGCCTGCTGCTAAAAAGACGGCCGCCAAAACCTCTGCTACCTCGCGCAAGCCCTGA
- a CDS encoding FIST signal transduction protein, with protein sequence MSLFPVAHASHEDWRAATEQVVLQLRGQLLRQSLQPHRLGLVYIAQGLVPHAQPLLALLARELPQVTDWVGSSGHAVLAMEHEYSESSSLAVMLLDLPAAHYRVYSGVAPLAQSGAEAGFEAHSALVHSSIDQPDLAELLLELSERISTGNLFGALSSEQGVQFACRAEDLPRLRAQASVGIFHAGFSGVAFDADVACISRLAQGCAPLGAGLAITEARGPVVLELEGEPALPRLLQMLDVEASPSAGGGWQAALSQLRKTQAAIAPLGRGLERGALTDEAQVLHIVGLDPVRQGVALSSPVEAEHTVIFCQRQSSAARHELMQMGAALKDALQPDFADAGPETMAEAAQPQHIRGAIYVSSKGRGSELFGGADAELKLLRHALGPVPLIGLVAEAQLMDAHVHQLAGVLTVFTGR encoded by the coding sequence ATGTCACTGTTTCCCGTCGCTCATGCCAGCCATGAAGACTGGCGCGCTGCGACTGAGCAAGTCGTGCTGCAGCTGCGTGGGCAGTTGCTGCGCCAGTCACTGCAGCCGCACCGGCTGGGTCTGGTCTATATCGCGCAGGGGCTGGTGCCCCATGCGCAGCCCCTGTTGGCGCTGCTGGCGCGCGAGTTGCCCCAGGTCACCGACTGGGTGGGCAGCTCCGGTCACGCCGTACTGGCCATGGAGCACGAGTATTCCGAAAGCTCCTCGCTGGCGGTCATGCTGCTGGATCTGCCCGCCGCCCATTACCGCGTCTATTCCGGCGTGGCACCGCTGGCGCAAAGCGGCGCCGAAGCAGGATTCGAGGCGCATTCGGCCCTGGTGCACTCCAGCATCGATCAGCCCGATCTCGCTGAGCTGCTGCTGGAGCTGTCCGAGCGCATCAGCACTGGAAATCTGTTCGGGGCGCTCAGCAGCGAGCAGGGCGTGCAGTTTGCCTGCCGCGCGGAAGATCTGCCCCGGCTGAGGGCGCAGGCCAGCGTCGGTATCTTTCATGCCGGCTTTTCCGGCGTGGCCTTCGATGCCGACGTAGCCTGCATTTCAAGACTGGCCCAGGGCTGCGCGCCTTTGGGTGCGGGGCTTGCGATTACCGAGGCCAGAGGCCCGGTGGTGCTGGAGCTCGAAGGCGAGCCTGCCTTGCCACGACTGCTGCAGATGCTGGATGTGGAAGCCAGCCCCAGCGCCGGCGGCGGCTGGCAGGCTGCGTTGTCGCAGCTGCGCAAGACCCAGGCCGCGATTGCACCGCTGGGCCGGGGTCTGGAGCGCGGCGCGCTGACCGACGAGGCCCAGGTGCTGCATATCGTGGGGCTGGACCCGGTGCGCCAGGGCGTTGCGCTGTCGTCGCCCGTGGAGGCCGAGCATACGGTGATCTTCTGCCAGCGCCAGAGCAGCGCGGCCCGTCATGAACTGATGCAGATGGGGGCGGCCCTCAAAGATGCGCTGCAGCCCGACTTTGCCGATGCCGGCCCCGAGACCATGGCCGAGGCGGCCCAGCCCCAGCACATACGCGGTGCCATCTATGTGAGCAGCAAGGGACGGGGCAGCGAGCTGTTTGGCGGCGCCGATGCCGAGCTCAAGCTGCTGCGCCATGCGCTGGGGCCTGTGCCCCTGATCGGCCTGGTGGCCGAGGCACAGCTGATGGATGCACATGTGCATCAGCTGGCCGGCGTGCTGACGGTGTTTACCGGTAGGTAG
- a CDS encoding CMD domain-containing protein, translating to MTDTIDRLAGLEQGSPTFTTRHEREKVALATQACEDLLLGNQLDSALTQAERLVLAAEQARVSGVNVLEAEYRARAEALGQAITPELRAILDQPGAQTGKARMDAMLHFVRTLALNPAQSDQAALLAIPAAGLSLNDTVLLAQLIGFVAYQARLLAGVKAMGELGGATEAPAAQPADAAPFVHPANLPPPGEPLRRNGFTSETLDWKAWLQVLDPDTATPEQQHVLEVSHPKAKSMDFYLLLARQPQVLLERSQAFNAIMYAPGGLSRAEREVAATAVSRSNGCVYCASVHAQRFEQLAKRNDVMAQLFDEPDTAGTNARERAIIQASLALTRTPGSFGKHNLQPLRDAGLSDLEILDMLHSAALFGWANRLMLNLGVELYSTP from the coding sequence ATGACAGACACCATAGACCGACTGGCCGGCCTCGAGCAAGGCAGCCCCACATTCACCACCCGCCACGAGCGCGAAAAAGTCGCTCTGGCCACCCAGGCCTGCGAAGACCTGCTGCTGGGCAATCAGCTGGACAGCGCGCTGACCCAGGCCGAGCGCCTGGTGCTGGCTGCCGAGCAGGCCCGTGTCAGCGGCGTGAACGTGCTCGAAGCAGAATACCGTGCGCGCGCCGAGGCCCTGGGCCAAGCCATCACGCCCGAGCTGCGCGCCATCCTCGACCAGCCCGGCGCCCAGACTGGCAAGGCGCGCATGGATGCCATGCTGCACTTTGTGCGCACGCTGGCCCTGAACCCGGCCCAGAGCGATCAGGCAGCGCTGCTGGCCATTCCGGCCGCCGGTCTGTCGCTCAACGACACCGTGCTGCTGGCTCAGCTGATCGGCTTTGTGGCCTATCAGGCCCGCCTGCTGGCGGGTGTGAAGGCCATGGGCGAGCTGGGCGGCGCGACCGAAGCGCCTGCCGCCCAGCCTGCCGATGCCGCGCCCTTTGTCCACCCCGCCAATCTGCCTCCGCCCGGCGAGCCGCTGCGCCGCAACGGCTTTACCAGCGAGACACTGGACTGGAAGGCCTGGCTGCAGGTGCTGGACCCCGACACCGCCACGCCCGAGCAGCAGCATGTGCTGGAAGTCAGCCACCCCAAGGCCAAAAGCATGGACTTCTACCTGCTGCTGGCTCGCCAGCCCCAGGTGCTGCTGGAGCGCTCCCAGGCCTTCAACGCCATCATGTATGCGCCCGGCGGCCTGTCCCGCGCCGAGCGTGAAGTGGCGGCAACTGCCGTCTCTCGCTCCAACGGCTGCGTGTACTGCGCTTCGGTGCATGCCCAGCGCTTCGAGCAGCTGGCCAAGCGCAACGATGTGATGGCCCAGCTGTTTGACGAGCCCGACACCGCCGGCACCAATGCCCGCGAGCGCGCCATCATCCAGGCTTCGCTGGCACTGACGCGTACGCCGGGCAGCTTTGGCAAACACAATCTGCAGCCGCTGCGTGATGCAGGTCTGTCCGATCTGGAAATCCTGGACATGCTGCACTCGGCCGCACTGTTCGGCTGGGCCAATCGCCTGATGCTGAATCTGGGCGTGGAACTGTATTCCACCCCCTGA
- a CDS encoding NAD(P)-binding domain-containing protein gives MSISTPTTAATGLAVLEERLRDDFVTLGWPAKAWILPSTRKGLPVHDVLVIGAGQAGLALSMALQQVGIKPVLLDKSAPDFEGPWATTARMETLRSPKELTGPAMGVAALSFRAWFIAQFGLDAWTALDKIPRLQWMDYLRWYRRVTNADVRNGHEVIAVRPQADGVVEVDVKANGVIATWQTRRLVLATGRDGLGGATVPAFMRGVDRKFWAHSSDAMDYATLAGKHVGVVGAGASAMDSAATALENGAASVDMLIRRQQLPLINKSKGSGVPGLTHGQYLLPDAWKWRIRHYINAQQVPPPHGSTLRVSRHDNAFFNLGCAVQGVEKAGDKLQVQTSAGVFLLDFLIVSTGFAIDWSLRPEFADIAPHVKLWNSRFTPEAADEDAELSASPDLGPLFEFQGDLPGLDRIHCFCYPAALSHGTVSGDIPAISDGARKLAQGLASLFYLDDIEQHFDKLKAYAEPELDGTEWTAADSAARIRQLQP, from the coding sequence ATGTCAATTTCAACTCCTACGACAGCCGCCACGGGGCTTGCAGTGCTGGAAGAGCGCCTGCGTGACGACTTCGTCACTCTGGGCTGGCCTGCCAAGGCCTGGATTCTCCCCTCCACGCGCAAGGGGCTGCCGGTGCATGACGTGCTCGTGATCGGCGCCGGTCAGGCCGGTCTCGCGCTCAGCATGGCGCTGCAGCAGGTCGGCATCAAGCCCGTGCTGCTGGACAAGTCGGCTCCGGACTTCGAAGGCCCATGGGCCACCACGGCGCGCATGGAAACCCTGCGCTCGCCCAAGGAGCTGACCGGCCCCGCCATGGGAGTTGCAGCCCTGTCCTTTCGCGCCTGGTTCATCGCCCAGTTCGGTCTGGACGCCTGGACGGCGCTGGACAAGATCCCGCGCCTGCAGTGGATGGACTATCTGCGCTGGTACCGCCGCGTGACCAACGCCGATGTGCGCAACGGCCATGAAGTCATAGCCGTGCGCCCGCAGGCCGATGGCGTGGTGGAAGTCGATGTCAAGGCCAATGGCGTGATCGCCACCTGGCAGACCCGCCGCCTGGTGCTGGCCACGGGCCGCGACGGCCTGGGCGGCGCCACGGTTCCTGCCTTCATGCGGGGCGTGGACAGGAAGTTCTGGGCCCATTCCTCGGACGCCATGGACTACGCCACGCTGGCCGGCAAGCATGTGGGCGTGGTCGGTGCCGGCGCCTCGGCCATGGACAGCGCAGCGACGGCTCTCGAAAACGGCGCAGCCAGCGTGGACATGCTGATCCGCCGCCAGCAGCTGCCGCTGATCAACAAGTCCAAAGGCTCGGGCGTGCCCGGTCTGACCCACGGCCAGTATCTGCTGCCCGATGCCTGGAAATGGCGCATCCGCCACTACATCAACGCCCAGCAGGTGCCGCCGCCCCACGGCAGCACGCTGCGCGTCTCGCGCCATGACAACGCCTTCTTCAATCTGGGCTGCGCCGTGCAGGGCGTGGAGAAAGCGGGCGACAAGCTGCAGGTGCAGACCTCGGCCGGCGTTTTCCTGCTGGACTTTCTCATCGTCTCCACGGGCTTTGCCATCGACTGGAGCCTGCGTCCCGAGTTTGCCGACATCGCGCCGCACGTGAAGCTGTGGAACAGCCGCTTCACGCCCGAGGCCGCCGATGAGGATGCCGAGCTGTCCGCATCGCCCGATCTGGGGCCGCTGTTCGAGTTCCAGGGAGACCTTCCCGGTCTCGACCGGATCCACTGCTTCTGCTACCCCGCTGCGCTCTCGCACGGCACGGTGTCGGGCGATATTCCCGCCATCAGCGACGGGGCGCGCAAACTCGCACAAGGTCTGGCCTCGCTGTTCTATCTGGACGATATCGAGCAGCACTTCGACAAGCTCAAGGCCTATGCCGAGCCCGAGCTGGACGGCACGGAATGGACCGCAGCCGACAGCGCTGCGCGCATCCGCCAGCTGCAACCCTAA
- a CDS encoding Bug family tripartite tricarboxylate transporter substrate binding protein, with protein sequence MRLLPRSISGLVATAAAAALFPLASQAADPGAASYPHQPITMIMGFNAGSGVDVIGRVAQEPLGKILGQPVIIDYKSGAAGNIGSEFVARAKPDGYTIYFGTAATHGSNAALYKKLPFDVEADFVPVAPLVDVANVLTINPNVINVKNLKEFVDEVKAHPGKYNYASTGNGAGTHMAFAEFNSRLGLDMVHVPYKGGPEAITSVLRGETCCIMNQVQTVLSHYKAGKVRLLGVTTAKPVEAVKEVPTIAASGLPGTKGFNSSIWFGIFAPKGTDPVIIKKLNLAVNDVLKQPEVRERFVSQGNTIREETPEQFKKTVHEDRIKWAKVVKDAKISID encoded by the coding sequence ATGCGTTTGCTGCCCCGTTCCATCTCCGGTCTTGTAGCCACAGCGGCGGCCGCCGCCCTGTTTCCTCTGGCCAGCCAGGCAGCCGACCCCGGCGCCGCCAGCTATCCGCACCAGCCCATCACCATGATCATGGGCTTCAACGCAGGTTCGGGTGTGGATGTGATCGGTCGTGTGGCGCAAGAGCCGCTGGGCAAGATCCTGGGCCAGCCCGTCATCATTGATTACAAGAGCGGCGCAGCCGGCAATATCGGCAGCGAGTTTGTGGCCCGCGCCAAGCCCGATGGCTACACCATCTACTTCGGCACTGCCGCCACCCATGGCAGCAATGCCGCGCTGTACAAGAAGCTGCCGTTCGACGTGGAGGCCGACTTTGTGCCCGTCGCACCGCTGGTGGACGTGGCCAATGTGCTGACCATCAATCCCAATGTGATCAACGTCAAGAACCTCAAGGAGTTCGTCGACGAGGTCAAGGCCCATCCCGGCAAGTACAACTACGCCTCCACCGGCAATGGCGCAGGCACCCATATGGCGTTCGCAGAGTTCAACTCGCGTCTGGGCCTGGACATGGTGCATGTGCCCTACAAGGGCGGCCCCGAAGCCATCACCTCGGTGCTGCGCGGCGAGACCTGCTGCATCATGAACCAGGTACAGACCGTGCTGAGCCACTACAAGGCCGGCAAGGTGCGCCTGCTGGGCGTGACCACGGCCAAGCCCGTGGAAGCCGTCAAGGAAGTGCCCACCATTGCCGCCAGCGGCCTGCCGGGCACCAAGGGCTTCAACAGCTCCATCTGGTTCGGCATCTTCGCGCCCAAGGGCACGGACCCGGTGATCATCAAGAAGCTCAACCTGGCGGTCAACGACGTGCTCAAGCAACCCGAGGTGCGCGAGCGCTTTGTCTCCCAGGGCAACACCATCCGCGAAGAGACACCCGAGCAGTTCAAGAAGACCGTGCATGAAGATCGCATCAAATGGGCCAAGGTGGTCAAGGATGCCAAGATAAGTATTGACTAA
- a CDS encoding YXWGXW repeat-containing protein codes for MLTIRNTIQTVAAAGALALLGFAGSAQAQSAYWAGASQGAYVNVQFNAPPPVRYEAVPAPRRGYVWAPGYWEPRGHRHVWRAGHWVQNRPGYVYRQPAWVQHGNRWDYRASRWDRDGDGVPNRHDRNPHNPYRR; via the coding sequence ATGCTGACAATCCGCAACACCATCCAAACCGTCGCTGCCGCAGGCGCACTCGCCTTGCTGGGCTTTGCCGGCAGCGCACAGGCCCAAAGCGCTTACTGGGCGGGCGCCAGCCAGGGCGCCTATGTGAACGTGCAGTTCAACGCACCGCCCCCGGTCCGCTATGAAGCCGTGCCCGCTCCGCGCCGCGGCTATGTCTGGGCCCCTGGTTACTGGGAGCCGCGCGGCCACCGCCATGTCTGGCGCGCCGGCCACTGGGTGCAGAACCGCCCCGGCTATGTGTACCGCCAGCCCGCCTGGGTGCAGCACGGCAACCGCTGGGACTACCGGGCCAGCCGCTGGGACAGGGACGGTGACGGCGTGCCCAACCGCCATGACCGCAACCCCCACAACCCGTATCGTCGCTAA